A window of the Hevea brasiliensis isolate MT/VB/25A 57/8 chromosome 6, ASM3005281v1, whole genome shotgun sequence genome harbors these coding sequences:
- the LOC110661291 gene encoding disease resistance protein RPP8: MQMVRQIVLSVLGKISNLLVQESDSLLGFEDQIQCIETQLRKKVDDCDNLVGSQGFVETIYDLEDVIDELIIKSAQRSNRDASFLCVLAFVPLPMCFFYILALVDLLDHYRLRKRVEQIKINIEAYDAFFKSGLWYDSFGLYEVGVGYSVISPVIGLFEALATRNELRPTVRRQARRLRDEFKSLQDFLKHVEQLKELSEAGMAWMEELCDVCRSAENFVGLFLQRMKNEKRGPLQNLVWAPQNFISQHKLLQQMARMNDKILDISNRGYEAIPSLLSWSNYENLHQREEPPPRDADQLDMVSFDEDVDAVMPQLLKDDPRCITISIVGVGGIGKTCLAKLIYDSQAIADHFPYRIWVSEKREVEIMKKILGFDDSSGLYYDHRNETKESYAFRLRQMVNAFFADKKHLIVVNNSYPSQFWRVMGSAFSEISNGTRILFSVRRLNRAPPVTDTNLIYRLHLRSDDESWALFKHELNISIASKLESNLKEIILRKCGGLPKVIVKLGELVSQRDPTPEELSRMLDQLNQNEGPWSEVLEDINKYLPLYLRRCLFYFGLFPPDYKIPARRLIGLWVAEGLGRQQGDEKTPEYVVEECLRELVNHNMLQVTQKKLNGKIKTCRLPEAVRVHWFAKAQQANFLQGHTNITSVIRRLADHVDENDAIFDHIHGNDTASLYPCYSDVVSFLSFDTREGSKAGEVIGKFLDRCISSNCFHFLWVLDLENVYKPKLPKAIGQLTRLKYLGLRSTYLEILPEFIDKLINLQTLDLKRAHICTLPNIIWNMLKLRHLFLDESFRSTFVWEGGRSPMDLQTLWGIFVDEDSLVRNGLDTLLTITKLGLICKISRPFQKTAMSEQLDVVANWVQNLKNLRSLMLKSFDELNQPWDLHLESLSSHVDLTSIYLTGKLKNQHLVSEFPQNLVELTLSASGLAEDPMQILDKLPNLQILILMSKSFTGKKMFCSFGGFPKLEVLKFKKLEPLEEWNVEKGALPSLKSLEIDECRNLMMLPDGLRHVRTLRELKITKLPVLSSRIKGNQGEDWNKIAHGCHVLIED; this comes from the coding sequence ATGCAAATGGTGAGACAAATCGTCTTGTCTGTGTTGGGAAAAATTTCCAATCTTCTTGTCCAAGAGTCAGATTCATTGCTTGGATTCGAAGATCAAATTCAATGCATCGAGACGCAATTGAGAAAAAAAGTTGATGATTGTGACAATTTGGTCGGAAGCCAGGGCTTCGTAGAAACTATTTACGATCTTGAAGATGTGATTGATGAGTTAATTATCAAATCAGCCCAGAGAAGCAATAGAGATGCTAGCTTTCTGTGTGTTTTGGCCTTCGTTCCTCTGCCAATGTGTTTCTTTTATATTCTGGCTCTTGTCGATTTGCTAGATCATTACAGACTTCGTAAGAGAGTGGAACAGATTAAGATTAACATTGAGGCATATGATGCATTCTTTAAATCTGGTCTCTGGTACGACTCCTTTGGCTTATACGAAGTGGGTGTTGGCTACTCTGTAATTTCTCCAGTTATAGGTTTGTTTGAGGCCTTAGCCACTCGGAATGAGCTTCGTCCTACTGTGCGAAGGCAAGCCAGGAGGTTAAGAGACGAATTCAAGTCTTTGCAGGATTTTCTAAAGCATGTTGAACAATTAAAAGAATTAAGTGAAGCGGGAATGGCGTGGATGGAGGAACTTTGCGATGTTTGTCGCTCAGCTGAGAATTTTGTTGGGCTCTTCTTGCAACGGATGAAGAACGAGAAGAGAGGACCTTTACAAAACTTGGTCTGGGCTCCCCAGAATTTCATTTCCCAGCATAAGCTTCTCCAGCAGATGGCCCGGATGAATGATAAGATCCTTGATATTTCGAATAGAGGATATGAAGCCATTCCAAGTTTACTGTCATGGAGTAATTACGAAAATTTACATCAACGGGAAGAACCACCTCCTCGTGATGCTGATCAACTTGATATGGTTAGCTTCGATGAGGATGTTGATGCAGTTATGCCACAGCTGCTGAAAGATGACCCTCGCTGCATCACCATTTCAATTGTGGGCGTTGGAGGCATTGGCAAGACATGCCTTGCAAAGCTAATCTATGACAGCCAAGCTATTGCAGATCATTTTCCTTATCGTATTTGGGTGTCTGAAAAAAGAGAGGTAGAAATCATGAAAAAGATTTTGGGATTTGATGACAGTTCGGGATTATATTATGATCATCGTAATGAAACGAAGGAAAGCTATGCATTTAGGTTGAGGCAGATGGTTAATGCTTTCTTTGCGGATAAGAAGCATCTCATTGTGGTCAATAACTCTTATCCAAGCCAATTCTGGAGAGTAATGGGAAGTGCATTCTCTGAAATATCAAACGGAACTCGAATATTGTTCTCTGTACGCCGCCTAAATCGGGCTCCACCAGTTACCGATACAAACCTTATTTACAGACTACATCTGCGAAGCGATGATGAAAGCTGGGCTTTGTTCAAACATGAGTTGAATATAAGCATCGCGTCAAAGTTGGAATCAAATTTGAAAGAAATTATATTAAGAAAATGTGGAGGACTGCCAAAGGTGATTGTGAAACTGGGAGAACTAGTGTCACAAAGAGACCCAACCCCTGAGGAGTTGTCAAGGATGCTTGACCAACTAAATCAAAATGAAGGACCATGGTCTGAAGTCTTGGAAGATATAAACAAATATTTGCCTTTGTATTTAAGGCGATGCCTTTTTTATTTTGGATTATTTCCACCCGATTATAAGATACCTGCAAGAAGATTGATTGGCTTGTGGGTTGCGGAGGGTTTGGGACGTCAACAAGGTGATGAGAAAACTCCTGAATATGTCGTAGAGGAATGCTTGAGAGAGTTGGTGAACCATAACATGTTACAGGTGACACAGAAGAAGCTCAATGGGAAGATCAAGACGTGTCGCCTACCTGAGGCAGTGCGAGTACACTGGTTTGCAAAAGCCCAGCAAGCTAATTTTCTCCAAGGTCACACCAACATCACTAGTGTGATACGCCGTCTTGCTGACCATGTCGACGAAAACGATGCTATCTTTGATCACATCCATGGTAACGATACTGCTTCTCTTTACCCTTGCTATAGTGATGTTGTCTCGTTTTTATCCTTTGATACTCGAGAAGGGAGCAAAGCTGGAGAAGTTATAGGGAAATTTCTTGATCGATGTATCTCCAGCAATTGCTTCCATTTCCTATGGGTGTTGGATCTTGAAAATGTATATAAGCCAAAACTGCCCAAGGCAATAGGTCAACTTACTCGGTTAAAGTACCTAGGTTTGAGATCCACTTACTTAGAGATACTTCCTGAGTTCATTGACAAGTTGATAAACCTTCAAACTTTAGATTTGAAGCGAGCTCACATTTGTACTCTTCCCAATATAATCTGGAATATGCTGAAACTAAGGCATTTATTTCTTGATGAGAGTTTTCGCAGCACGTTCGTCTGGGAAGGGGGCCGTTCTCCAATGGATCTTCAAACGCTTTGGGGCATATTCGTTGATGAGGATAGTCTTGTAAGAAATGGGCTGGATACTTTGTTGACTATTACAAAGTTGGGACTGATTTGCAAGATATCAAGACCATTCCAAAAGACGGCAATGTCCGAGCAACTGGATGTTGTGGCAAATTgggttcaaaatttaaaaaacctTCGATCCCTGATGTTGAAATCATTTGATGAATTAAATCAGCCCTGGGATCTGCACTTGGAGTCTTTATCGAGCCATGTTGATCTCACCAGCATATATTTGACTGGAAAGCTAAAGAACCAGCATCTGGTTTCTGAGTTCCCTCAGAACCTCGTTGAACTCACCTTGTCAGCTTCTGGACTGGCAGAGGATCCCATGCAAATACTGGACAAGCTTCCCAACCTTCAAATTTTGATACTGATGTCCAAATCATTTACAGGAAAGAAAATGTTTTGCAGTTTTGGAGGATTTCCTAAGCTTGAAGTCCTTAAATTCAAGAAGCTGGAGCCACTGGAGGAATGGAATGTGGAGAAAGGAGCACTGCCTAGTCTGAAAAGCTTGGAGATCGATGAATGTAGAAATTTAATGATGCTTCCCGATGGGCTGCGGCATGTTAGGACGCTCCGTgaattaaaaataacaaaattgccAGTGTTATCATCAAGGATCAAGGGCAATCAGGGTGAGGATTGGAATAAAATTGCTCATGGGTGTCATGTCCTCATAGAAGATTGA